The following are from one region of the Ruficoccus sp. ZRK36 genome:
- the nusG gene encoding transcription termination/antitermination protein NusG — translation MTSTSSLAGLHWYAVHTLSNMEGKVKRYLDKFIEVEEMGDYIEEVLMPTEVVTEVKNGKKSQKTRKLYPGYLYIRMRMYDEHGKLNHKPWYFVKSIQGVIGFLGGEDDRPTPLKQSEVNTILDQVKSAEGVEKPKIVYEVGEEVKITDGPFLNLIGKIDEVDPERGRLKVSVSIFGRFTPVDLEYWQVERAEES, via the coding sequence ATGACCAGCACTTCATCACTTGCCGGTTTGCACTGGTACGCCGTTCACACCCTCTCGAACATGGAGGGGAAGGTTAAGCGCTACCTCGACAAGTTCATCGAAGTCGAGGAGATGGGTGACTACATCGAGGAGGTTCTTATGCCGACCGAAGTTGTCACCGAGGTCAAGAACGGCAAAAAGAGCCAGAAAACCCGCAAGCTTTATCCCGGCTATCTGTACATCCGCATGCGTATGTACGACGAACACGGCAAGCTTAACCACAAGCCGTGGTACTTCGTTAAAAGCATCCAGGGAGTTATCGGGTTCCTCGGGGGCGAGGATGATCGGCCCACGCCGCTCAAGCAGTCCGAAGTCAACACGATCCTCGACCAGGTCAAGTCTGCCGAGGGCGTCGAAAAACCGAAAATCGTCTACGAAGTAGGCGAAGAGGTCAAAATTACCGATGGTCCGTTCCTCAACCTCATTGGCAAGATCGACGAAGTCGATCCGGAGCGTGGCCGCCTGAAAGTTTCCGTTTCCATCTTTGGCCGGTTCACCCCGGTCGATCTGGAATACTGGCAAGTCGAACGAGCGGAAGAGTCTTAA
- the secE gene encoding preprotein translocase subunit SecE, whose translation MANPFSKIRLFFQETMTEVFKKSVWPNFKELKELTAVVIAAVVILGVYVALVDFANFNFVAFFSDLVRGLS comes from the coding sequence ATGGCCAATCCTTTCTCCAAAATCCGGCTCTTTTTCCAGGAGACCATGACCGAGGTCTTCAAGAAGTCCGTATGGCCGAACTTCAAGGAGCTGAAGGAGCTGACGGCCGTCGTCATCGCAGCCGTCGTCATCCTCGGGGTGTACGTCGCCCTGGTTGACTTCGCGAACTTCAACTTCGTAGCTTTCTTCAGCGATCTGGTTCGCGGACTGAGTTGA
- the tuf gene encoding elongation factor Tu → MAKETFERTKPHVNVGTIGHIDHGKTTTTAAILKVQADKGYAEYKPYSEIAKGGTVRDETKTVTIAVAHVEYQTDNRHYAHVDCPGHADFVKNMITGAAQMDGAILVVSAADGPMPQTREHILLARQVNVPNIVVWLNKVDLLDDEELLELVEMEIRDLLSKYDYDGDNITIVRGSATAALEGKPEGVEAVGKLMDAIDADIAEPERDIDKPFLMSVEDVFSITGRGTVATGRIERGVIKVGEEVEIVGLADTQKTTVTGVEMFRKLLDQGQAGDNVGLLLRGIEKDSIQRGQVIAKPGTIKPHKKAKAEIYVLTKDEGGRHTPFFTNYRPQFFFGTADVTGVVSLPEGVEMVMPGDNLTIDLDLQKSVAMEEGKRFAIREGGRTIGAGRVTAVVE, encoded by the coding sequence ATGGCTAAAGAAACCTTCGAACGTACGAAACCCCACGTCAACGTGGGCACCATCGGTCACATTGACCACGGTAAAACCACCACGACGGCTGCGATCCTCAAGGTCCAGGCCGACAAGGGCTATGCAGAATACAAGCCCTACTCCGAAATCGCCAAGGGTGGTACGGTTCGTGACGAAACCAAGACCGTGACCATCGCGGTCGCTCACGTGGAATACCAGACGGACAACCGTCACTATGCCCACGTTGACTGCCCCGGCCACGCCGACTTCGTCAAGAACATGATCACGGGTGCCGCCCAGATGGACGGTGCTATCCTCGTGGTTTCCGCCGCTGACGGCCCCATGCCGCAGACCCGTGAGCACATCCTGCTCGCCCGTCAGGTGAACGTGCCGAACATCGTTGTGTGGCTCAACAAGGTCGACCTCCTCGACGACGAAGAGCTCCTCGAGCTCGTCGAAATGGAAATCCGCGACCTGCTCTCCAAGTACGACTACGACGGTGACAACATCACCATCGTGCGTGGCTCCGCTACCGCTGCCCTCGAAGGCAAGCCCGAAGGCGTTGAAGCCGTTGGTAAGCTGATGGACGCTATCGACGCTGACATCGCTGAGCCCGAGCGCGACATCGACAAGCCCTTCCTCATGTCCGTCGAAGACGTCTTCTCCATCACCGGTCGCGGTACCGTGGCCACCGGCCGTATCGAACGCGGCGTGATCAAGGTGGGTGAAGAAGTTGAGATCGTTGGTCTCGCCGACACCCAGAAGACCACCGTCACCGGTGTGGAAATGTTCCGCAAGCTGCTTGACCAGGGTCAGGCTGGTGACAACGTCGGTCTGCTCCTGCGCGGTATCGAAAAGGACAGCATCCAGCGCGGTCAGGTGATCGCCAAGCCCGGCACCATCAAGCCGCACAAGAAGGCCAAGGCTGAAATCTACGTCCTGACCAAGGATGAAGGTGGCCGCCACACGCCGTTCTTCACCAACTACCGCCCGCAGTTCTTCTTTGGTACTGCCGACGTGACTGGTGTTGTGAGCCTGCCCGAAGGTGTCGAAATGGTCATGCCCGGCGACAACCTTACGATCGACCTCGACCTTCAGAAGTCCGTCGCGATGGAAGAAGGTAAGCGCTTCGCTATCCGCGAAGGTGGCCGTACCATCGGTGCCGGTCGCGTGACTGCGGTCGTCGAGTAA